The window TAGAGTTTGTTAATGCGGCGCATCCTGGCTGTACGTCTATTATGTTTCCATGGTTTTGGCTGCTTTATGAATGGCTCTTCAGACCTTCGCGTGGTCTCAGAACTTTAACAAGCTGGCAGCATACCTAAATAACAGCGTCTGGTAGTCATTCGTCTTAAACCATGTCTTGCTTTTCCCTCATCCTTTGCTCGACAGGGCCCCAAATCTGACAGAGAAATCACTCGCAATCCGGCTGATTTTGGAAGCGGTTCGTCGACACATCGTCCACAACACAATATACAGAGTCCCTAGACCCTTGGAAACAATGCTTATTCCCTCGGGCACCAAATAGTCGCTGACTGAACCTGTTAACTGCGACGGACTGATGGCAGATATCGtaaaggaagaaaggatGCTATACGTAATTGTGGCTTCAGTTTTTCACTAGAGATGAACAGCAGAATTCAGTGATGAGAGCGGTATCTTTAGAAGCTTAAAATAACGGAAAGAAAATTTTGTAAAGTCATCTCTATAAGTGATATCATACTTGGTACAGATACTGTTTCTTGCCTACAACCATCATGCAAACTCAACGATTCGGATTATGGAGATTCGATGCCCCCTGATGCCTAGCAAAGGACAGCCCTTACAATACTTCCACTCCCCCACATCTAACTGCACCTCAGCGACTTCTAAAGCATCATCGCTGCCTCCATCGCTCCAGATcaacaaccatctcttccGAAGTCAGATGTCGGtccctccttctccacaGTCTTCCTCTTGGCTTTAGTTCCATCAGGCAAAACCTCCTCGCTATGTACATGGAATTTGACCTCTCTGACTTCTCTTCGAGCTGACATGACAGCATCCCTCACCCTTTGCTCGAGAGCGTGGGAGTCCCTAACGGTCATGCTGGGAGGCACGTCTATAGTCAAGTCGAGGTTTGTATGACCTATCCCGCGCACTGAGTTTTCGAGCCTTTATGAATGGCAGAAGAAAGTACTCACCACCACACTTGACACCTCTTACGTTCCTGACAGCCAGGAGTTCATCTCCATCCACTAAATCAGTTACAATCTTTTCGATCGTGGCCTGTGTCTTCTTATCTATGCCAGCATCTAACAGCTCGAGCATGGCGACTTTCGATAAAGATAGACCCTGCTGAAGGATGAAGAATGACACAGCAATACCACCCAAAGGGTCAAGAAAATGCCAGCCTCCGAAAGAAGAGCCAAGGATGGAGGTTAGAGCAACGAGTGAGGTGAGAGCGTCTGCTCGGTGACTAATACCGAATCAGGGAACTTGGATATAATGTTTAATAGAGCTGCCAACTCACTGCAAAGCGTTGGCCTTCAATACCGGACTATGCTCCTCAGAAGCGACCCTTGCTGTTAATCTATATAGCCATTCCTTGATCACAACACTCGCTAATGCAAACCACGCAGCATGTGGGTTTAAGATAGCTCCAGCATCGGCAGCATGACTATGTAAGTGGTCGGTTCCAGATCCATGTTCATGTGGGAGTGCTGAAGGTCCATGAGAATGGAACAACTCGAGAAGAGGGGAGGGAATAGAAGCAGGTAGATGAGTGCCGATAACGTTGAATAGTGTGCCAGGGGGAAAAGTGGCGAGATAGGGGAGCAACGTTTGTAATAATAGCTGCAAAAATTAGGATCAGAACTGGCGATCGGGGGGGCCAACTTACATGATAAGAATGTAATCCGATGCCAATCGCACCTCCAACCAGAATGACACTGACCGTAAGGGTTCCAAATGTCTCAAACTTACTGTAGCCCCAAGGGAATGCGTCTGTAGGTGGTTTCCGCGAAATTCTCCATGTTGCAAGGGTTACAAAGTCCTGCGGTCCGGGTCAAAGGGCAATACCAATGATCTTTGACCAGACTTACACCTAATAGATCTGACAAACTATGACCCGCTTCGGCTAGCAAAGAAGCCGAGTTCATCCATAATCCCGCTAAACCTTTGGACAAAGTAAGAGCAACGTTACTCCCAAGGCCTATTCAGGTGTCATTTCTGTATCTAAACCTAGGAAGGAGATTAACACACCCAACAAAGTTATCCGCGTCCCCCTGTCTATCTTTCCTGATGACAGAGCTTCCATGAGCTGTTCTGCGCCCTCCGAATGATCATGGACGTGTGTATGAAATAGCCCATGCTCATGGTCATGATCATGCTCATCTTCATGTTTATGGTCATGTTGGTGATTGAGTGACTTGGACGTGCTTGACGGGGAGGGTTTTGTTGTGTGGTGTCGAAGACCGGAGTGTAGTGGAGCATACCGTTGTACAGCAGAAGTTCTACCGGTCAGCATGCACAGGCCTTTCCGGCAAATGACTTTCGTTGATATCCTTCTGGTCGTTGTGTGAACCAAAAGTGACTGAGACATCGCAAACAGACGGTTCTGTCGAATCCCGCTGTGTCTATGGCTGGAGACGGGTCCAAGCCGGAGAACACTTGACAGGGACATGTTCCAAGTCGATGCTGGCGGTGACTGTGGGGCTTGAAAAAACCGAGATAGATCTATTGAGCAGGGCGACAAAAGAGAGATGGGAGATTGAATGGAAGCAGCGAAGACAGGATTTGTGATACGTGGATATATGGAGAAGGTATTTATTTAGGACTATGAACGCGGACGAACCCGAGTAATTGTTGATGTCGGGATCTTCGCCTTAAAACCGACCGAACGCCCCCACCCACACCCGCCGTCATTTGTCCCCCGCCCGGCCGCCTTCCCAAAATTAGCGACTGTTCGTGGGTTGCTCTTATCAACATTGATTCTTCTTGCTTTCAATTATAATTGCAATGTTCTCCTTCTGCGCGTGAGCTCTGCTGTTACGACTGGAAAGACACAAGAGATGTTCTATAGCTTGTTATCGTTATCCCTCCAACCTCATCGCGGCTGACGATACCCTCTGGTGGTAAGCATGTCAGTAGTATTAGTAGGTTTCTTTCGCTCCTCTTCAAAGTTTATTTGGTAGTCTTCTTATATATTGATATCCCCGCCGTCACGCACACTTTCGTTTCTCGTAGGGCTCTCACATCACAATGAGTCAGGTACCAAAGAACTACCGACATGGATTCTCTTTCGATAATAACGATAAGGGGCAGAGAGAGGGACAGTTGAAACGGGTGGTGAGGAACCACAAAGGACACGCAAGACATTAGATTGGTTATTTGCATACAGTGGCCGTCATTATGTATTTGGTAAATAATCATACTTTTTGATGCTTGATGCAGTAATTAATTACTTTGTCAAAAGAGCCGCCATAAACTTAGCCCCCGCCATGGATTGAAGGGCCAGAAAAGGACACTTGTCTTTTCAACACTTCTTCCACAAGAGGCAATTCGCCCGCTTTTCTATTCGCCCGTCTATCAACAGTCTTTGTTCTTGACTTTGTCCTAAAAAATTTTTCCTCCATAGGTGCTGGTCGCTCCAGGTACTCGCCATATCCATCAGTGGCCCTGTCTTCGACTGTACTATTCCCCACGacagcagcttcttcgTCCTTTCCCCCGTCAGCGCGCTCTTCTTGAGCTTCGACTTTGGTGATGCCATAGCGGATATTTGCTGCTTCTCGCCAACATTCACCGTAGCGACACAGGATAAACAATGCTCCAGCTGCCAGCCACTGAACGGTTTCAGCGATTTCCTTGGAGCCACATAAAAGACATTATGACTCACGCTAACGAAAGCGCACATGGTCATGGTCCAGCCCCAACCGATAGCGTTGGCTAGTGGAAGAACGAAAGCAGATGCAGCGGCCGAAAAGATGTATCGAATACCTACGAGGGATCAGATGATGCCCACCTACCGCATTCGGGAAATTCATGCGACTTACAGTTGTTTATGGCCACAACTTCCGCACTTCGTGACTGCATACAGTCTACCAAGCTATCCACACACATGAGCAGTCAATCCAGTCAATCACCTGATGGACCCACTAAGTATTGAGAGGCGTAAGACAGAGCATTAAAGAGATGCCGTTCAAGAACACCATGACTAGAGGTGGAGCCATTCCTCCTTTGCTATTATAACCCCATTAGTCCTGGACTTGCGGTCAGAACGATAAGGACACACCCAAACTTTAACAACCACCCGTATATCAAGACCGATATCGGCATCAGAATCAGGGTACCCCAGAAGCTGGCCTTCAGTCTGTCCTCTGGCCTTCTGTATCCTCGCTTTTCCATACACTTCTTTACAATGCGGTCGGCATATGCTGCGAAGCCATAAATAACTTGTAGATGATTGGGAATGAGATACTTACGTCCGGCAATTTTACTCGAGATGACGTTACCGGCGCCATTCACAAGGTATAAGCAACCTGCGATAGCGGTATTATGGATGTTATATCTATCTTTCTACAGGAGAGTAAGAACAAGGTTGCGAAGATTGAGATGGGGATCTCACAAAAACAGCAGACAGTGGAATAATCACACAGTAGGTATCAAGCATTACGCAACTTGAGATAAAGCACTGACCCACTGTTCAGCTTCTGTTCTGTTGGAAGGGAGAAAATAATGGACCCACCGCCATGGCTATGTTTGGCCATCTCAACAGCATCACCGATCTAAAAGGATTTACCCAGTACATCACAAActttttccctctctcctttttcAAGCTCTCGTGCACGGTAGGCGGGTGGATTGTCTcaggaagaaaaaaaaacgtGAGGACGACCGATAACGCACTACATCCAGCTAGAAAGTATTGGGCACTGCGCCAAGTTTGTGAAGTATACTCCGTAAAGATCCCACCCAAGATTGGACTCAAGGCAGGTCCGATAAGGACACTGTTGTTAATAATGTAAGCCGATCATTAGAAATTCATGTCAAAATCAAACTTACCCCATATAATAAGTCGCCATACCTCGGCTTCTTTCAGTGGGCCTAAAGATATCTCCAATAGTTCCTGCTCCTACGCTGAGCACACAGGAGCTTCCTATGATCGTGATTTGATTAGCTGCATACACTATCAGGCGAGTTGGTTGGTTTTACCTATGCCCTGCAAGATACGGGTACCGATGATATCCCCGATGTTCTTTGATTGAGCGACTCCTATGCTAGCTACTACTGTGATCGGCATGCTGGCCAGGTACACCGGTCGTCGTCCATAGAACCCGGAATAAGGTGACCAGAAAACACTGGCAACACCGATAGTGACCAAAAAAATCGCGACAGTATAGTTGATGACCTCAGCTGAGGAATGAAGATCAACAGCCATGGTTGGTAttgaaggaaggaagatagATGAGGTCATTGCTGTCGCACCGTAAAGTCAGAATCTATGAGGAGATCTTTGACATACAGTTGAATGTAACTTACGAGCAATGAAAGCGGAGTATGATATAATTGCAACAATAACAATCTTCTGTCTCTTGGAAAAGCGATCGTATATATCTTTTGGTCTGCCATCAATCATCTCAACCTCTgcaacctcttctttttcgCTTCGTGGGGTATCCACCGAAAGCTTCGCAcatcctccatctcctctaTCTGGCGGCTTTCCACGAAGATTCTCGTCCGGTGCAGTTTCTTCCTTATTTGAGCATGGTATTGAGGGTACAGAGTCAGCACCAAGAGTTTTAGATGCGCCAttttcttccttcatcCTGTCGTGGGCCAGGGTGGCTGAGAGTGTCGATGACTCCATGAGTGTTGAGCTAGAGCTGCTGGCCGTCTCGAAGTTATTTACGACCATACTGTGGGGTGATACGTGTTCTTATGGTTGGATACTCAGAGCCGTCGACTTAATCGCAGGACATCCTACGTCTTATAGCAGTCCAGGGAATGATGCGGTTACGAAGTTCATCACATTTTCCACTAACATGAATTGAAGCCCATACGATGGATCCGTCGCAGAAGACCGAAAAAAGACACGGCCAAATCCGATGgatccttcttctttttcttctgTTCTTGATTACGGCATCATGTGGAGGCAGTCAGCTGGCGGCGCTTgcttttccttttctgtttctttttttttaatttCCAGCTGACGATTAAAGATGAGTGAACTGTTTGTGACGAGTAAGCCTGTAATCAGACGACCGATTCCAGTGGCGAATAGTACTGAATTATT is drawn from Cryptococcus gattii WM276 chromosome A, complete sequence and contains these coding sequences:
- a CDS encoding Iron homeostasis-related protein, putative (Similar to TIGR gene model, INSD accession AAW41204.1); this translates as MSLSSVLRLGPVSSHRHSGIRQNRLFAMSQSLLVHTTTRRISTKVICRKGLCMLTGRTSAVQRYAPLHSGLRHHTTKPSPSSTSKSLNHQHDHKHEDEHDHDHEHGLFHTHVHDHSEGAEQLMEALSSGKIDRGTRITLLGLGSNVALTLSKGLAGLWMNSASLLAEAGHSLSDLLGDFVTLATWRISRKPPTDAFPWGYSKFETFGTLTVSVILVGGAIGIGLHSYHLLLQTLLPYLATFPPGTLFNVIGTHLPASIPSPLLELFHSHGPSALPHEHGSGTDHLHSHAADAGAILNPHAAWFALASVVIKEWLYRLTARVASEEHSPVLKANALHHRADALTSLVALTSILGSSFGGWHFLDPLGGIAVSFFILQQGLSLSKVAMLELLDAGIDKKTQATIEKIVTDLVDGDELLAVRNVRGVKCGGHTNLDLTIDVPPSMTVRDSHALEQRVRDAVMSARREVREVKFHVHSEEVLPDGTKAKRKTVEKEGPTSDFGRDGC
- a CDS encoding Dityrosine transporter, putative (Similar to TIGR gene model, INSD accession AAW41205.1), whose protein sequence is MVVNNFETASSSSSTLMESSTLSATLAHDRMKEENGASKTLGADSVPSIPCSNKEETAPDENLRGKPPDRGDGGCAKLSVDTPRSEKEEVAEVEMIDGRPKDIYDRFSKRQKIVIVAIISYSAFIAPMTSSIFLPSIPTMAVDLHSSAEVINYTVAIFLVTIGVASVFWSPYSGFYGRRPVYLASMPITVVASIGVAQSKNIGDIIGTRILQGIGSSCVLSVGAGTIGDIFRPTERSRGMATYYMGVLIGPALSPILGGIFTEYTSQTWRSAQYFLAGCSALSVVLTFFFLPETIHPPTVHESLKKERGKKFVMYWVNPFRSVMLLRWPNIAMACFISSCVMLDTYCVIIPLSAVFKDRYNIHNTAIAGCLYLVNGAGNVISSKIAGPYADRIVKKCMEKRGYRRPEDRLKASFWGTLILMPISVLIYGWLLKFGKGGMAPPLVMVFLNGISLMLCLTPLNTYLVDCMQSRSAEVVAINNCIRYIFSAAASAFVLPLANAIGWGWTMTMCAFVSWLAAGALFILCRYGECWREAANIRYGITKVEAQEERADGGKDEEAAVVGNSTVEDRATDGYGEYLERPAPMEEKFFRTKSRTKTVDRRANRKAGELPLVEEVLKRQVSFSGPSIHGGG